From the Cydia splendana chromosome 6, ilCydSple1.2, whole genome shotgun sequence genome, the window aaatgaaatgtgaTATCAACATCAACAACTAGGCTCCTTGGTCTAGCCTGAATAGAACATCAATTGCATTTAAGGACTCTGTGAGTGTTGTGGGAATGTTTGTGCACACATTGAAGtaaattattgtaattattaagtaaatatttttatgaactcTGTGGTTTTATTACTGACTAACATTTTCAACTCTATTTCAATGGCAAAAAGGtgcttattttaatttaaggaaCTGCAACTTTGTCTAATATCTGCAAAGTCTGAGCTGAGCTAAGTTTGCACATGCTTAGCAGCAAATTGACAATGTATCGCCGCACCATACTACTTGACGTAGCACTCTGCGTACAGACTAGACATTAGTATACTAGACAGGGTCTAGTCATATGGCTAATGGCAAAATATATGtcttttaagtatttattacatATACTTATGATATAAATAAATCTATAAGTTTATTTGAAGCTGGCCCCAGACTTGTACAATCAGTAAGGTAATTAATCTCAAACAGGTGTattgtttaacacattcaataccactaagtgctacgggttacgctcgtagcgcgtagccacggtttcgtcgtatgtagcgcgtagtcgctacgaacagtgtacccgacagtcgggttcttggtgttgaatgtgttaatactcATCCTCAGTAGAGACACTATAAGCATAGCATAAAAACATCAATGAACAGTATTGCCAATTTTCAGCTTATGTGATGTTCTTAATGATGCTtatattgctgactgtacatatggaTTACACAATAACCccctaaagtctatttttttattcggtagactaaaatgacatttcctagtatgaacataaaataacatttcatagtatgaaatgtcattttagtctaccgaattaAAAAAGGGACTTTAAGTAGCTGCCCAGGCTGTTGGCTTCAGGCCAAAGTGCAATCCATATTTTCTGTTATATAAGGCAAAACTTTAAAATCTGACCTACAAACTAGGTCAGATTTTAAAGTTTTGCCTTCTTATTGGCACTTGATGCAACTTGGATTGGGAAAGGAAATTTCGTTATAGGGAATAGGCAAAGTGACTAAACACTAtctaatacaaaaataaagatttattggACAACACAACAATTACATAGGCAtaacacaacatttttttaaatctggaTGAAATAACAATCGTAACATTGTTTTCACCATTATTTAGTAGAATCACACATATATTAAGTTGAAATGGTGTTATTGCATACCTAAAGTTTTATCTAGTGGTACTTATAATTCCTGTGGCGACCTGAAATAGAAAAACAATGCAAAATTTTAAAACCTCAAACTTGCAACGGTAACATTTTTAGGTAAGTTAAATGGCCTGGGGCTGCAATCTTAGGACttctgactgactgactgatggGCCTATCGCGAACATCCAAAATCGGAATTTCGgtatctgcctctctatagTCTCTTCTCTATCGTTCGCATATGCAAGAGCGGTAGAGAGTTTTGGAGGAAAAAATAAgggcaggcctccgtcacacgctcaaggccacgcgctatatgcctaccgctcggcgtatcgtcgacgatacaaccgacagagggccgccgaacgcccgcctgaacgctcgcaccgcacgtttcccgcgcttacgcttcgaaatgccgaaaccacgtaattattgtgcagtaaatgggtgtaaaaggaaaaagcctataataaagattcatctttttatggcgggctgaaggtcccacctgaaacgtttaataattatattgaagggttagaaaaagtatttttaaataattttgacgacgtaataattaatcggcctggtagcaccgtattacaacttttaataaataaataataaaataaaaatcgtttatttcagATCATTGATCCATAGCGTTATTAGTAGcgttaaaaaccgttgattttccgttgctttgctcctgagtatttattaaaattatttacgcgatttaggatatttacaactataaaatttaataacagagaattccgagaagggaaaaaaatataaatcattatataagactaaaacatatttcattgacttataaaaaatatggttgacccgccacattcgttttattacaataatcatcatcttAGGTAGATGCCtgcaaccctagcgcattcttacgatgacgcgttagcacgtgattcgcacggcgggcaacacagtctcgactctttgtgcgcgtacttaaggtacatttcttcttgtcctgagcagcaggtattattattaaggttttgtaggctattatagcgtaggtattttcgcttttgtttgggaatgaagtatctgttacgtagtaactatttattaatctgtgataAGGGCACTTACTGATCCTTCCATAGTTAATCGCGTAGAAGAACACCATGTTAGCGATGAGTATCTGGAAGAAGGGGGCGACGCCCACTTTCCGAGGCTGCATGTACTTGTGCTGCCATCTCCACCAGGCTGCGGGTAAGTGAGGATACACCATTGCAATATTTTGCCGGTAGAGGCGCTACTGCCGCGAAATGGGCCACCAGAAATGTTTGAACTCTAAACACCTagtatcaggcgtggctcactccgcgatttcgtcgctttgctacaggtagctaaaggctcctcttcacgttgggccaactccaacgccaacgagggacgcagccacgcggtagaatgagatagcaatatcacttgctccctctaacgcataaatgcgtccctcgttggggttggcgttggcccaacgtgaagaggagccataaaagtacatccattccacaccaattttggtggttagccataagccgcgtgtggcgctgtcgccacctagcggccatatctgtcctgatcataacagacgcgttttattagagagtgagtcttctgtacctagtactattatttattctgtgctagtaTTCAGAATAGGATAGAGTAAAAAGCTTAGGGAACCTGCCGTAAGATATTGTAGAGGAAAAACCATGGCTCATCAGGTGAAGTAATACATTTCtatcaatacctactaaaagtaCTAGCAGTGTTatttgtacctagtacctacataGGTTATTTGTATCTTTTTGTCATATTGTGTTAGTGAGGAAATATGAATGGCTCTTTGAAGATTCTAAAGTGTTGAATTTTACTGCGGACACTGCGGTTGGCCTTTCTTCCTAAAAGTTTGCCGATGCCGAGCCCTTTTCGAAACttataaattataggtacttggATAAATAGGTACCCCTGCTCCAAAGGCCCATAAAGGCAGAAGGAGATTTGGTCCTTCTAGCAAACCACGCTGGGAGTTCAATCAGTTTCACGTCGCCGAATGGAGTATCAGCTGAAAAATACACATGCACATGACGACATGGAAGAGTTTTATAATTTAAGCCACATATTTTACAATTGGTACCATGGTACCTACCCGTTTTGctaatatttcattaatttatgcATTTTAAAATTGGTGTCCAGTCCCCGCTCAGTTTACGGGTGGCAATATATCCGTAAGGCTAGTGGGATTTTTGTAGCTCTCAAGGAATATGTGATActtaaggtgggatcagacggttcattttgtgttcattttcgtgtttcattattcatctttcactcaaagtgacacgcgtgaacacaaaatgaaccaaaagtgaaaaatgaattcattagtgaAATGATCCAACAGTGTTGTTTATTTCATTCGGCATCTTTCACTCGCACTCCGAATGAACGAAAAATGAACAGTGTGAACACAGAGTGAATGTTCATTCCGATTTTGCATATTGTTCTCGAATCCTGTGGTTAGTAGTATCTATTAGACTTCTTGGAAAAATCAGGATATGGTATTTATACCTGTACTTGGTACCTGTAAAATTATTCCAGAATTCCAAAATAATCGTGAGTAGCAAGGTATCGCAGTAAAATTTTATGAATTATTCGGCTTggtattacatatatatactgCGGctgtagcacggtcgcatttttatcgcctgttaccatgcctgtcacgttctaagtGTGTAAGTGCGAAAccgacgggcatagtgacaggcgataaaaatatGTAGAACCATGCTGCCACCGCTGATGCAACTAATAGTAGAAGttcttcaaaattacttaaattcatCCGCAAATGATTGCGATACAATTCCGGATCTTCAATGGCTAGTTTCCCCAATGTATTCGAAGCTCGCGCCCACCACCGTCGACGTTTTCTTTGCTTTTTGCTTGTTAAGATCTTTATTAAATGAtcacaaataaaaatttatccaagacgcacaacttcattcgacgccATAGTGAAAGAAAATGAAAAGTGAATAATCTTAGCACCAGCACCGTGTGAACATACAATGAATGAAAAATGAATCATTCACTCAAGTGAACATTCATTcgagtgaaccgtctgatcccacctttacTTAATTACTGGGATCAGGATGATGAATGTGCAGATGCTATATACTTATTCCATTTATCGCACCTTACTCTATTAAAAtgaataagataagataaatgaATAAGATGTACCCGAAGATGAACCTATTCGGGTAGCTTTGTATCACCCCCTAACGTTCGGTTagatatttcggaatataacccatagatacctacctatcaaTAAAATAAGCGTTTGGATTCGGAATCACCTGTCGTTACGGGGTGATTTGGAGTTATGTatcgcatctgcgaggcccttttctttcactgtgcccgaaggCCTGCGCGAGGCCCTCCTTCGGGCACGAAGGCGTGTGCAagggcccacttcgcccacggctagctacgccactgcattAAATTACTTTCTTGTGGCTAAACAGATCGGTAGACAGGGTAGATACGTACGTTTCCCATAATATTTTGCAGGGTCGTAAGGCCCATGCGTCTTACGATCATACTCTTTAGGATAGTCTCCTAAACCcattataattttgatattgccaaatcactacgttttactTAAAATGTCGTAAATGACAAACAATAAGACTATCTATAGACCGTATAATTTTTTCTTTTCTCGATTTATTAAATTCCAAAAAGTAATAGACTAACATAAGGGTGCGGCCAAACATGCGGCAATTCGCTGAGtgccgtaatttttttttatcatggaTGTCAGCGAGTCCCGCCGTGTCTGCTaccattttaatatttatttgtgacgttccacgggaaaaggtaccttatgagggtttctagtttcggagatatgaaatgttttgtaaagaggtgaaaaaatgctcaatttttttttattgtgtgatctgaaaccttaatgcgtaacgtttgtttacctgtttttatttttgttataagttagttataagcctagtaatgtggtctcagagtttagtagaaaaggtaccttatggaaaaaagattgaaaattcccaaaaaaactagtcaatacgggaaaagaagtttggtagagaactgtattagcattctgcaaaactaatttgataatttcagttctggttggggcgcctcgcaaatattataaccgtacatagaccgacatcacaaatccaagtagcctgctattataccaaagttactctcatcaagtctttcttaactagaataatcttcatttggtttggtcgcatgcagtaaatcagccattggtttgctgaaaaatgccaatacccgacgcattaccttatggaatatctgaggtcattgaacctcaatgccgcttatcttcaatagcaaccgaaatatattattgataagaaatagacgatttataccatcttaaccccaaaatattattagtttatcctaactgttccatcatcatcatgcctcatcatgtaacttaatcacaaggtaccttttcattacatacaaattattggtctttttaagattattatgacgaagaactaattaaatttggggcagtttaatgtaaattaatattttctattcataaaagataaactgtaatatgattgatattttgtagtgatgtattattagatttatttccataaggtaccttttcgtaaatgtatggagcaaatactgttattgttatgtaagtttaaagtggcataaggggttaaatatagtatttagttggggttttaggatttatttcatttgaatgacagaatttctttcatatgtgctcagaaaaattgattgtgtgtcacattaaaagtaaaaatatccaattttgtgattttatatgaaaaagtcagaaaatacattttcacctctgtttgtcggtattgttttttgcttaaactgtctgtcagtgtcgttttctaatagatacaatttaaatcttgagagctcattgcaatcaatcgtgaaaatgaaataagtaaaactttattttcaagagattggttagtatacacataaatcagtcgatatcaaaagtttctatttccattacagaacaagtcgcaatatttttttaatctcagatatataaggtattattatttgtactcaactatgtaacttacttcaggaacatagttttttaggcggctaaacttaaaacttctctatcgtaaagttgctcatttcacaacattatttttcaaccgacgaaaaaaaaacggaggaggttctcaagtcgacgcgtatatatttttttttttatgtatgaccacgcataactttttacagagatgttcgattttgataattatttctttattggaaagggtataccccgaagttggtcccatataaatttggaaaaaaaaatccaaccttaagggtaggaaaataggggatgattgattttttcactcaccgattgtaacgtatgaccacgcataaccttttacagagtagtcgtaataataataaaaatttggaaaaaaatcctaccctaagggtgggaaaataggggtaatttatttatattacagaaaaaataatagttaaagtaggattattaatataacagttaatagctaaagcaaggtaggtagctattttaaaagtaatcaaaaagtaagcatgtaataatttgtataaattatagccacagaaaattataaaataaaaactttttaacaaaaaaaataaccgccgaaaaaaaactaaaaggaaaaaaaaaccggcactaacacgaaacgagtcgaccaacaaaaacaatagcacactgaaaagaaaaaaataattattttgtcttcattaacgcaagtgaatacctatgaactatgtatatacatacttctgaaatcaatcacacaaatctgcgtatttatatatttacaatctgttatttttggagtcggtgccagcctcaaacaaacttgagcaccttagtgaagcacctgcataCATGTCGAAACTAGAATATATGGAACAATTTAAATGTTGAGATTACTAAAGCAGATGGAACAGGCCAACTCCCAGATCTGTTACTAATATGCAAGATATTAGAGACTCTTGACGAAAGATTCTTTGCGTTCAAATCCAGCTGGTTACTTCTGAATAAGACCGATAGAACTATCGAGAACTTGACAACTCAACTGTGTTCCTATGAGAAAGCTTTGGAGAACAAAGAAGGGACTACTAGTCAAGAAACGCTAGTAATCCAACAAGCCCAAGAGTTGAAAAAGAAGAAAGATGCGAAGGTCAAGTGCAACTATTGTTCACAAATGGGACATAGAGTAAGGAACTGCAAAAAATGGATAAAGGATGGAAAACCACCAAAGCCAAGCAGCTCGGCACCAACCTCATCGTCTAAGCAAGTACAAAGCATGACGCTAATGGCAGTCAACGCCTGTTCAAAGGCGGCAGACCAAGATAGAGAAAATTGGTATATTGACAATGGAGCAACCATGCACATAACCATTAGAAAAGACATATTTCAAGAGTTCGAGCCATTTGATTCTGATG encodes:
- the LOC134791851 gene encoding putative ATP synthase subunit f, mitochondrial — translated: MGLGDYPKEYDRKTHGPYDPAKYYGKPDTPFGDVKLIELPAWFARRTKSPSAFMGLWSRAWWRWQHKYMQPRKVGVAPFFQILIANMVFFYAINYGRISRHRNYKYH